In Betta splendens chromosome 3, fBetSpl5.4, whole genome shotgun sequence, the genomic window TCGTGGCTCCGAGGCTCAAGCAGGTGTGTGTCACCATGATGATTGTAGAAGATGTGGTAGACTCGCTGTACatgtgatgtgttcagggtctttctccttctccctcctgtgTTTTACTAGAGCTGTGCAGAATTTCATTTAGTGTGGAGGCTTAGCTGCTCTGTTGTCCCCTCCCCCATCTTCTCATCCCTCCATATCGTGGACAGAAATAATTACAGCCCACATCGCTCCTCAGTCTGCAGGAGACGACACTGTAGTTACCGTCGACACAAGCTCCTCAGCCAAACAACGCATTTTAAagactcacagacagactgaccaCAGAAAAATGTCCCAGTGTGTAGTAAGAGTCCCAGTACAGCCCATTATAACCCAGTATGGCCCTGTAATACCCAGTATAGCCCAGTAAGAACCAGTATGGCCCAGTACGGCTCAGTATGGCCCTGTGGGGCCCAGTATAGCCCAGTATGACCAGTAAGGAAGAGAGagatgagctgaggaggaggaggaagagagcgatgagctgaggaggaggaagagagggataagctgaggaggaggaggaagagagggatgagctgaggaggaggatgagtaggatgagctgaggaggaggaggaaaagagggatgagctgagctaaggaggaggaagagagggatgagctgagctaaggaggaggaagagagggatgagctgaggaggaggaggaagagagggatgagctgagctaaggaggaggaagagagggatgagctgaggaggaggaggaagagagggatgagctgagctaaggaggaggaagagagggatgagctgaggaggaggagggagagagggatgagctgaggaggaggaggaagaagagagggatgagctaaggaggaagaagagagggatgagctaaggaggaggaagagagggatgagctgagctaaggaggaggaagagaggggtgAGCTGAgctaaggaggaggaagagacggaTGTGCTGAagtaaggaggaggaagagagggatgagctgagctaaggagaagctgaggaggaggaggaagagagggatgagctgagctaaggaggaggaggaagagagggatgagctgaggaggaagagagggatgagctgaggaggaggatgagtaggatgaactgaggaggaggaggaggaagagagggatgagctgaggaggaggaagagagggatcagctgaggaggaggaggaagagagggatgagctgaggaggaggaggaagagagggatgagctgaggaggaggaggaagagagggatgagctgTGCAAAGGAGGGGGAAGAGAGGGATGTGCTGAgctaaggaggaggaagagagcgatgagctgaggaggaggaggaggaagagagggatgagctgaggaggaggaagagagggatgagctgAGCAAAGGAGGGGGAAGAGAGGGATGTGCTGAGctaaggaggagctgaggaggaggaggaagagagtagtgagctgaggaggaggatgagtaggatgagctgaggaggaggaggaggaagagagggatgagctgaggaggaggatgagtaggatgagctgaggaggaggaggaggaagagagggatgagctgaggaggaggatgagacagaGCTTTTGGCTCTGTTTCCTTACTTGCTTTTTTGCCTCCTTTTCTAAGCCAGAGAAATGTCACACATCCGctctgtgcgtgcatgcattCTTTGTTTCGTTCTGTGGTTGGTTCTGTCACAGAGCTGTTGTTGGTTCTTTGGTGGTTCTATGGGTGGTTCTGTGGTAACGCTATGGTTGGTTCTGTGATAGAGCTGAGGTTGGTTCTTTGTAGATTCTGTGGTTGATTCTGTGGTAGAGCTATGGTTGGTTCTGTGGTAGAGCTGAGGTTGGTTCTTTGGTGGTTCTGTGTTTGGTTCTGTGGTAGCGCTATGGTTGGTTCTGTGATAGAGCTGAGGTTGGTTCTTTGGTGGTTCTGTGGTAAAGCTGTGGTTGGTTCTTTGTAGGTTCTGTGCTTGATTCTGTGGTAGAGCTATAGTTGGTTCTGTGGTAGAGCTGTGGTTGGTTCTTTGTAGGTTCTGTGCTTGATTCTGTGGTAGAGCTATAGTTGGTTCTGTGGTAGAGCtgtggttggttctttgttttgttctgtggtTGGTTCTGTCACAGAGATGTAGGTGGTTCTTTGGTGGTTCTGTGGTTGGTTCTGTGGTGGTGGCAGACTGTCTCATTGCTCTTCTCTTCTACCTGTGTCACAGCAAATGGTGATGAGCCTGCGAGTGTcggagctgcaggttctgttgGGCTACGCCGGACGCAACAAGCACGGACGCAAGCACGAGCTCCTGACCAAGGCCCTGCACCTGCTGAAGGCCGGCTGCAGCCCCGCCGTGCACATGAAGATCAAAGAGCTATACCGCCGCCGCTTCCCCGCCAAGATGGTGTCTCACTCAGAGCTGGTTCTGCCGGGCCATCACCCGGCCTCAGCCGGAGGCGGGGGAGCGGTGCTGCCAGCAGGCCTGGCGCAGCTGGCGTACGAAGGCCACGCGGGTCACGGCGGGGCCCCGTCGCCTGCTGCCTTACTGCCACTGTCGCTGCTGGGCACAGGGAAGCACGAGCTGACGGCGCTGACCCACCACCTGCCGGGCTCGGGCTCACTGCATCCGGTCCACCCAGATGTCAAGCTGCAGAGGCTGCCCTTCTACGACATGCTGGACGAGCTCATCAAGCCGACCAGCCTTGGTAAGATGGGCTCTGTCCTCGGATGGAGCTGGTTCGGTTCTAATGGGACCGTTTCCAGTCCGTGGCGTTAATGTGGATCATGATGTCAAGTTCAGTTCATGCATTTAACTATGAACCTGATACACAGGTTTATGCGGTGTATCAACCTGATACACAGGTTTATAGACGGTTTATGATCCAGTGAACATCCAGGTAATGACCGTCACTGAACAAACATGGACTGGCGTCCTGACCTGCGTCCTGACCCCGCATCCTGATCTGAAGTCCAGACTCTGCGTCCTGATGTGAAGTCCTGACCCACGTCCTTATCTATAGTCCTTATCGGTAGCCCTGACCCTCGTCCTTATCGATAGCCCTGACCCTCGTCCTTATCGATAGCCCTGACCCTCGTCCTTATCGATAGCCCTGACCCTCGTCCTTATCGATAGCCCTGACCCTCGTCCTTATCGGTAGCCCTGACCCTCGTCCTTATCGCTAGCCCTGAACCTCGTCCTTATCGATAGCCCTGACCCTCGTCCTTATCGATAGCCCTGACCCTCGTCCTTATCTATAGTCCTTATCGGTAGTCCTGACCCTCGTCCTTATCGATAGCCCTGGCCCACGTCCTTATCTATAGTCCTTATCGGTAGTCCTGACCCTCGTCCTTATCGGTAGTCCTGACCCTCGTCCTTATCGGTAGTCCTGACCCTCGTCCTTATCGGTAGCCCTGGCCCACGTCCTTATCGGTAGCCCTGACCCACGTCCTTATCGGTAGTCCTGACCCACGTTCTTATCGGTAGCCCTGGCCCACGTCCGATGCTGCTAAGGACCGTCCTCCGCCACCGGCTCCTCTCTGGACACGTTCTGCTCCTCTAGCGTTTCCGTCTTCTATGCGGCTGCAGCCCTGCCATCGCTTCGCCCTCCTCCCTGtgtgcctccctccctccctcgcctctccccctccctctgggTCTCCATCCTCACATTTGCATGCAGTGATGGGACACAGGCGAACACCTGTGCCCACAGAACACGCCTTCTTTCATTTGAATCTATTTCCATGGTTCCCACTCGCTGCAACGTCTGCTCAAAGTAACAAATGGAGCTTTTCATAAATAATGCAtggatcagagagagagagagagagcacgagCGAGAGGAGGCAGATTGGTCTGTTCAGCTgtagctgcttgtttgtttccatagatcctctctctctctgcgtctgTGCCTTGCCTCTTGCTCGTTACGATTCCCTTCCCCACTACAGCCCTTAGGCACTCACGCACGGAGCAAGCACGCACTAAAACGCACTGGAGGAATCAGCACGTAGGCAAACACTCACTAAGGAGGAACGCCtacctcactcactcactcactcactcactcactcactcactcactcactcactcactcactcactcactcactcactcactcacctgaACTGATTGTTATGGGAGTCGATGTGGAACGTTTCTCGTTTTGTTGCCTTCAGGCGGCCAAACGCAGCGCTGATGCGCGTCACGGGCAGCGGCTGCCGCTGCTTCGTCGGGGGCCGTGAGCCTCGTCGGTGCAGCTCTTCCACCGAAGCCTTGACCCCCGTGTGCTCAGGCGGTCTCTTACTTCCTGAAGGTTCATCTGAGTGATGTCACTTTGAAGCCTCCAGTTCGGAGCCTTTTTCTGGTCCTTCCTGTCGGGTTGGTTCCTGTTTCGGGCAGGTTTGTGTTGCAGCGTGTGgtgctgccacctgctgacACCTGAGGACCACTTTTATCCTTCGTGCGATTACATTGATTGTTTATAAGCAGCCTGTTTTCTACTGGTCTGAGTGGGAGGTTTTAGACTGGTTTGAGGAGAATCGTTGCTCTCAGTGGTTTAGAGTTGGGGGTCCGACCCCTGGATGAGCATCGTCTGAGGAGGCTCCACGTGTTCCTGCAGGAGCAGCGTCCATGCGTTTGTCTGAGAAGCGCTAATAAAGAGCAGCTGGGCTGTAGAGACCAGCACATTCTCTGCAGCTGAGCTCACACGTCTCCTCAGCGACTGGAGTCTACGTCACTTCATTCTTTGTGGTCGTCTGTGGGTGGGAGTTCTCCCTCAGTGACAAACTGGCCTTTAGTGGGAGCAAGTCCAGAAAAGGTTCCAACCAGATGTGACAGAACTGGGAGAAATCCTTTATGTCTCAGAGATGTTTGAGTTTCCATGATGATAAACAAGAGCAATGAGTGAGCGAGCGCTTCCTATCGTGGTGCGTGGACAGAACCAAACCAAGGCTGCTCCACCGTGGTCCCAGGAGCTGGACACATGAAGTGGACCCTCATTCCATACGTGACACGCTGGGTTTGAAGGTTTCATGGTCAAAGCATCAAACAAGTGAACCTGCTTTGAAGCCCTGGCTTTGTTGGAGGCTGGGGGTTTGTCTATGAGCGACCTCTACACTACAGCAGCTTCATTGTCAACGTCCACGTTGTGTTGTCTCCTCTGTGATTGTCATGGTTCCACCagttttctctctcctctgtctctgcagcatcagACAACAGCCAGAGGTTTCAGGAGACGTGCTTTGCCTTCGCCTTGACGCCACAGCAGGTCCAACAGATCAGTAGCTCAATGTGAGACCAACGCGTTGGCATCAGATTTGGTTTGTTTCTGCACGTGCTGACACATGTCTGCGTCCGTTCAAAGGGACATCTCCGGGACCAAGTGTGACTTCTCAGTTCAGGTGCAGCTGCGGTTTTGCCTTTCGGAGACAAGTTGTCCTCAGGAGGATCACTTTCCTCCCAACCTGTGTGTGAAGGTCAACGGGAAGCCGTGCACCCTGCCGGTGAGTCGAGTCCTGCGGCCGCTCTGAGCCTgcggctcctctgcctcctcccgtcctcatGGGGCCTTTCTCCCACCGTCACCCAGGGCTATCTTCCTCCAACCAAGAACGGCGTGGAGCCCAAGCGGCCGAGTCGCCCCATCAACATCACCTCGCTGGTCAGGCTGTCCACCACCGTCCCCAACACCATCGTGGTGTCCTGGACGGCGGAGATCGGGAGGGTAAGACGTACCTGTGCAAAGTGTGCGCACGTCAGCGGTCAAACGGCCGCTGGAGGTTTAGCCTGAGTCTCTGTTCCCACAGAGCTACTCCATGGCCGTGTACCTGGTGAAGCAGCAGTCATCCACAGTGCTGCTACAGAGACTACGAGCAAAAGGCATCCGGAACCCGGACCACTCCAGAGCTCTCAGTAAGAACCTGGATCCGTGAGTTCtccagagtctggacccagGGAGTTGAGCAgtgtttctctcttttctgcAGTCAAAGAGAAGTTAACTGCAGACCCAGACAGTGAAATCGCCACAACCAGCCTCCGCGTGTCGATGCTCTGCCCGGTAAGAGCCGTCCTCCCAGACCTGATGTTTGGCCCGCCATCGCACTGACCCAAACGTGTTCGCTCTGCAGCTGGGGAAGATGCGGCTGATGATCCCGTGTCGGGCCCTGACCTGCTCCCACCTGCAGTGCTTCGACGCCACGCTCTACATCCAGATGAACGAGAAGAAGCCGACCTGGGTTTGTCCCGTGTGCGACAAGAAGGCTCCGTACGAGCACCTCATCATCGACGGGTACGGCGCCTGCTGAAGGCTTCACACCTGCAGCAAAGCGCAGGGCGATGGAGCTTCTGCCTATTTACACTTAGCTTCCATTGGTTAAACAGTAAGATGAGGTGGGAAGCAGCTGACAGGACGTAAGTATCTGTTTCCTGTTCGTTGACCAAAGCGGCCACAGTCTCAGCTCAGTTTGTTGTGTCTGAGCCCCACGACTCATTGTATAGGAACTTTTCTAATTTGCACAGTTGTTTAACTGCAAGGTCTTTTCTCCTGTTCTTTGTTTGCTCCCAGGCTTTTTGTGGAGATCCTTAACAGCTGCATGGACTGTGATGAGATCCAGTTTAAAGAGGACGGCAGCTGGGCCCCCATGAGGTCCAAGAAGGAGTTGCAGGAGGTCTCTGCTGCTTCCTACAACGGGCTGGATGGTAAGATCACGAGTACAGCCAGAGAATGAGCGTCTCCATCCTCACGCTGAGTAAACAGCTCGTCTCCATGGTAACagctcagcgctgctctgtttACGACTGCTGACTGCACGGACGTGTCACTGTGCTCTCCAGGTCCATGCCGGACGTCAGAGCAGCGGAGCTCGTCATCGAGCCGCAGCGACGGAAGCAACAGCAAGAAGGTGGAAGTGATCGACCTGACGCTGGACAGCTCGTCTGACGACGAAGGGCAGgactcgccgccgccgctgctcccaAAGCGGTCGTGTCCCTCCATGTCCCCGACGTCGCCGCCTATCATCAACAAAGGGTCAGACCTCGATGAGGAGCACATGTGGAGCTGTATctggatgtggatgttgtgttcAGAACCTCATGAACTCgtcacgtgtgtgcgtgtgtgtgtgtgtttgtgcgcatgCGCCAACAGAGTGTTGAACCTGCACCACCAGGCGTCCCCTGTGAGCCGAACCCCCAGCATGCCAGCGGTGGACACCGGCTACATCCCCCCCGTGCCGCCGCTCATCCAGGACTACAGGCCCTACTACCACAACGAGCTGTCAGGTGAGTTTACAAGCTCATGTTTAGTATCAAGACTGAGAAAATAATCAGCAAAGGTGCTTGACATAAAAGCCACAGATCTTCTCTAAGCATCCTGATGAGCATTCCTGTGACCAGCTGGTAATTAATAAAGATGTTAGGAAATAGGAAAATCGATGCCGGCTGAACAACAAGATCATTCAGgtgatggaaaacaaagcagagaaaacCTAGAGGTGAGAGCTGTCCTCAGCAGGGCTCGCTGCTGGCTGCTTTGGACAGATGAGAGGAAATACAGCTTTTCAGCAAAGATCGTGTGCAGAATAAATTGGTAAGATTATTCCTGAGCacgaggaagaagcagaggatcGGTGTGAGCTGGTTTACGCATGTACTATTTAGGAAGAAAAAGATTTGGAGCCTGATAGAAGCAGCAGTGGCTAGAAAGATAGGAGACGAGGACGGAACGAGTGAGAGGTAATTAGCAGCAGGTCAGAGAAGCATATCAACATTAGGTTCCAGGAAGCAGGTCCGTCCTCTGGTCCTGTACCAAAGCTCCAGCTTCACTGTGATTGGAGGACGTCTCAGTCTCAGACTGACTCTGCCTGTGCTTCGTTTCCAGAGCTGAACTTCTTCTCTTTCCTTCAAGGCGACAACCATCAGGTGAGTCCAGCTCGGTCCGGCCTCGGCTTTGGGTCCGGCTGTGTCTAACGTCTGTCTCGTGTTCCTCAGCATTATAACATGGtgatggcagcagcagctgccgcatCGGCCTCCGACGACCACGAGCTGCTCCTCAACCGCTTCCTGCCCtacgccgcctcctcctccgcctcccagcTGTTCCTTGACCAATCAGGAGCCTCGTCTGCAGCCTCGTCGCTCGCCCTGCCCACAAACGGGACCagcaactccagcagcagcagcttggtgtCGTCCGGCAGCCTCCGTGACTCGGGCTCCTCTCACACGCACCCTGGGGCGGCGGTGAATCGAGGCGGCGCCGAAGCCGCTGTAGCAGCCATTTATGGTGGGATACCGGACGTGATCTCGTTGGACTGACTCTGAGAGTCCAGACTTCACTCAGACTCAGGCTGAATCTAAAACCTGCTCCCACTGCTGGAGCACACAGATATTCTGCTCCAGGAACTAGCCTGCGCCGTACCAGTagactggactgggccgagTACAGGTGTGGGGCCGGCGTGGaccctcctgcttgtttttatGAAGACACGGCGGCACCATGTACAGAGAACAAATCTATTTTCCTCTTTTACTTTTGTATGTGACACGGCGGCGGTCTAATCACCAGACCATAGACACGTCCCGTTGCCTCGGCTTTGACTCCTCCTCCATGATTCTGTATCAGACACTGAACTTACACTTTATTCCTTTTAAGTTATGTAAGATATTGAAACAgttgtgtgtttattcattcCTTCTGAGCTTCAGGTTGATTCTGCTCTTTTAAGGACAGCATTTACGAATGAAGGCTTTTAGACTATTTATATTTGCAGAATCCTGAGCTGGAAAAGTTtggtttattttctgttttgcacAAACACATGGTACTTCTGATGACGCTCCGGGTTCGGTGGCGTCAGTCGCGTCCCCTTCACCACATTTAGCTGTCTCCTCTCGTGCTTTGTTCTTGGCTGTGAAGTAGAAGCCACTGCAGGGTTTTAAACGGTTTGTCTGGTCGGCTTCTAAGCGTTTCACTCTGGTTGTTCTGATCCAGTGCAGCTTTAAAGCCACGCAGCCTCTGCAGGTTGACATGCAGCCCAGCCCCAGCCTCACTTCCAGACTGGTCCCGGCCCCAGCCGACCCGGTCCCGGCCCGCGACGACCCGGTCCCGGCCCCAGCCTCACGTCCAGACTGGTCCCGGCCCGAACCCGGTCCCGGCATCGGCCGACCCGGCTGTCCTGGGTCCCGGCCCGCGCCGAACTGGGTCCCGGCCTCACGTCCAGACTGGTCCCGGCCCGAACCCGGTCCCGGCCCGCGACGACCCGGTCCCGGCCCCAGCCTCACTCCAGACTGGTTGCTCTCACCAAGGCCAGATAATGAGTTGTGACGGGAGTCAAGGTCACCTGACAAGCTGCAGCATCCAGCTGGGAGACTGCAGACAAGCCTCCTCAACCACCAAACCCCACCACCAGCACCCACGCCACCCCCCAAACACCCCCTTCCCCCACGCCGCCCTTGCTCTTTTGCTCATTTTCTCCTTTATTGCCAAACCGCAATCAGCCGTATGCTGGAAAAAGGCCTGTGTTTTCCTCGTGTTGTgcagtattttatttatttcatattggtatttctatatattatatttttacacatGCTTTGATTTCTGTAGGAGCTGTTGTGttatgattttatttaatatgaaTTTTATTATTTGTCGTTGATCATTGGAGACTCCCATCGGCCTATTTGTCTTTACTGGGAGCTGACACTGGTAACACATTTTAGAGAAGACACCAAACACGCTTCATTAAGTTTGTGTTCAGGATCTAAAGTGGGAAAGAATTTAGAATCCTAATAACAAGAGAAAATGAAAGTCCCTGACTTTCAGGACATCATGTCTAATCATTTCCTTAGTGATGATCAATACATTTGCAGCTAGGAAAGAACAGCAGCTGAATATCCAACCCTTGAGATGTCGCTGATTTGGCTCAAAGGCAATCACGGTTTTAATTATATGCTTCATGTGCAATAATAGAAcattaaatacaattaaaaatCATTTCAGTCAGATTAAATAGATTCAAAATGGCTGCAGTCAAACTGTCTCCCATCGCCCTGGTAACCAACAGGTTGGTTTCCTGGTTACCTCTCagactgaataaatgaatacatgTGAATGTTTTAAAAGGGAACCAATAATTAATAAGTGACTGACTTCGATGCTTTTCTTATTAGCTCAGCCCAAATATGAAAGGACCAGACGGATGAGCTCATGCCAAGATGAGAGCGATCACCtttaagtttgtgtttgtgcctttAGGAAGTgttgcctccagctgctgatgctgacgaAGTCGGTCCTTGGGTCATGTTTGGTTTGTTGAGGTGAACGACCACGGCCCCTTTCTGTGCTTCACCTCTGTCATTGCTGAGCTGGGTTTCTCTTGTCCACTCTGCAGCAATTGGGCCTATTTGATGAGTTTTCCAGCAGAGgtggagccgctgctgccaTGTGCACAGTTCATATACGGCACTTCCCAAAACAAAGTGATTCTTCTTTACCAGTTTACAGGTGCCAACAGCTCATTTCACACAAAAGGGAAGACGTGTATGTAATTTCAGATCCAAACgtggttgtttgtctgttcCTATGCTTTGTTGTGCGTCTGTTCAGAGTGAGAgaataaatttaatttatatctattttttaaaaatgaaagctgTACTATTGGACTGTGGCCAATAATGAGTCTCACGCAAGTGAAAACATTTCAGAGCCAGACTCGTGTTGACATCTGCACACACTGCCTTAAAATATTCAGAGGTTCTGTTTCACAGCCCCCGATCCAAGGAAACCCACGGAAGTCTTttggaggagggaaggagaggacaGTGTACAGCAGAGACGCGTCACTTTGTACAAACATACCAAGTGAAAGATATTTATTACCTGCATCGGAGCAAATTGTTTACTCTTTGAATGTTACTGTTTATGTAGAAAAGTGCAGATGTAATAAAAGGCATTCAGGTATTTTTCAGTTTGATCTTAtttttccatctctgtcttCGTTCCTGTTTTGCCGCACGGTGCTGAACGCTGGGTGGCGCTGCGGGCGCGTTTGGATCAGCCACGCGCTGGCAAACACGCTTCATTCGCGTCAGTCGGTTCTTGTGAACCAGGAGTTCGCCTTCATTTTATTGGTGGGAAGCCTCTGTAACGTTCTCAGTAGCCCCAGGTTGGGTGGgtgcctggaggaggaggaggaggaggaggagcagtccTGTATTTTCTGAAGGATCATTCCAAGTTGGATCAttcggaccggaccggaccggaccgggaaGGTGGGCTGAATCCAGGGGGAGTGTGTTGGCATCATGTACTTGTCACCaccgctgcagccacagagacagtcAATGTAACTGTCTTCAG contains:
- the pias1a gene encoding E3 SUMO-protein ligase PIAS1 isoform X1, which encodes MAESAELKQMVMSLRVSELQVLLGYAGRNKHGRKHELLTKALHLLKAGCSPAVHMKIKELYRRRFPAKMVSHSELVLPGHHPASAGGGGAVLPAGLAQLAYEGHAGHGGAPSPAALLPLSLLGTGKHELTALTHHLPGSGSLHPVHPDVKLQRLPFYDMLDELIKPTSLASDNSQRFQETCFAFALTPQQVQQISSSMDISGTKCDFSVQVQLRFCLSETSCPQEDHFPPNLCVKVNGKPCTLPGYLPPTKNGVEPKRPSRPINITSLVRLSTTVPNTIVVSWTAEIGRSYSMAVYLVKQQSSTVLLQRLRAKGIRNPDHSRALIKEKLTADPDSEIATTSLRVSMLCPLGKMRLMIPCRALTCSHLQCFDATLYIQMNEKKPTWVCPVCDKKAPYEHLIIDGLFVEILNSCMDCDEIQFKEDGSWAPMRSKKELQEVSAASYNGLDGPCRTSEQRSSSSSRSDGSNSKKVEVIDLTLDSSSDDEGQDSPPPLLPKRSCPSMSPTSPPIINKGVLNLHHQASPVSRTPSMPAVDTGYIPPVPPLIQDYRPYYHNELSELNFFSFLQGDNHQHYNMVMAAAAAASASDDHELLLNRFLPYAASSSASQLFLDQSGASSAASSLALPTNGTSNSSSSSLVSSGSLRDSGSSHTHPGAAVNRGGAEAAVAAIYGGIPDVISLD
- the pias1a gene encoding E3 SUMO-protein ligase PIAS1 isoform X2, with translation MVMSLRVSELQVLLGYAGRNKHGRKHELLTKALHLLKAGCSPAVHMKIKELYRRRFPAKMVSHSELVLPGHHPASAGGGGAVLPAGLAQLAYEGHAGHGGAPSPAALLPLSLLGTGKHELTALTHHLPGSGSLHPVHPDVKLQRLPFYDMLDELIKPTSLASDNSQRFQETCFAFALTPQQVQQISSSMDISGTKCDFSVQVQLRFCLSETSCPQEDHFPPNLCVKVNGKPCTLPGYLPPTKNGVEPKRPSRPINITSLVRLSTTVPNTIVVSWTAEIGRSYSMAVYLVKQQSSTVLLQRLRAKGIRNPDHSRALIKEKLTADPDSEIATTSLRVSMLCPLGKMRLMIPCRALTCSHLQCFDATLYIQMNEKKPTWVCPVCDKKAPYEHLIIDGLFVEILNSCMDCDEIQFKEDGSWAPMRSKKELQEVSAASYNGLDGPCRTSEQRSSSSSRSDGSNSKKVEVIDLTLDSSSDDEGQDSPPPLLPKRSCPSMSPTSPPIINKGVLNLHHQASPVSRTPSMPAVDTGYIPPVPPLIQDYRPYYHNELSELNFFSFLQGDNHQHYNMVMAAAAAASASDDHELLLNRFLPYAASSSASQLFLDQSGASSAASSLALPTNGTSNSSSSSLVSSGSLRDSGSSHTHPGAAVNRGGAEAAVAAIYGGIPDVISLD